A region of Paraburkholderia sp. BL23I1N1 DNA encodes the following proteins:
- a CDS encoding ABC transporter ATP-binding protein: MRAATEAPPYPDTSPLLAVRGVTLQYKTPKTLVMATYRVDFEVFRGDRFVLLGPSGCGKSTLLKSVGGYLAPTEGTISLKGKVVTRPGPDRMMVFQEFDQLLPWKTVRQNVMFALQASHRLPASEIEDRAMHYIDKVNLSSFADSYPHTLSGGMKQRVAIARGMAMEPDILLMDEPFAALDALTRRKMQDELLALWDETHFTVLFVTHSIPEAIKVGSRILLLSPHPGQVKAELETAATPEAAIALEKRIQHMLFEDEIERAENV; the protein is encoded by the coding sequence ATGCGCGCCGCGACTGAAGCCCCCCCTTATCCCGACACGTCGCCACTGCTCGCCGTGCGCGGCGTGACGCTGCAATACAAAACCCCGAAGACCCTTGTGATGGCCACTTACCGCGTGGACTTCGAAGTATTCCGCGGCGATCGATTCGTCCTGCTGGGCCCGTCCGGCTGCGGCAAGTCGACTTTGCTCAAGAGCGTGGGCGGTTATCTCGCGCCGACCGAAGGCACGATTTCGCTGAAGGGCAAAGTCGTCACGCGCCCGGGCCCCGACCGCATGATGGTGTTCCAGGAATTCGACCAGTTGCTGCCGTGGAAAACGGTCAGGCAGAACGTGATGTTCGCGCTGCAGGCATCGCACCGGTTGCCCGCAAGCGAGATCGAAGATCGCGCGATGCATTACATCGACAAGGTCAATCTCTCGTCGTTCGCCGACAGCTATCCGCATACGCTTTCGGGCGGCATGAAGCAGCGCGTCGCAATTGCGCGGGGCATGGCGATGGAGCCCGACATCCTGCTGATGGACGAGCCGTTCGCCGCGCTCGACGCGCTCACCCGCCGCAAGATGCAGGACGAACTTCTTGCGCTTTGGGACGAGACACACTTCACCGTGCTGTTCGTCACGCACTCGATTCCCGAAGCGATCAAGGTGGGCAGCCGGATTCTGCTGTTGTCGCCGCATCCCGGCCAGGTGAAGGCCGAACTGGAAACGGCGGCGACGCCGGAAGCCGCGATTGCGCTGGAAAAACGTATCCAGCACATGCTGTTCGAAGACGAGATCGAGAGGGCGGAAAATGTCTGA
- a CDS encoding ABC transporter permease produces the protein MSDMLTHGGTHHRNVPPVVPRSEVVREPSETREFSVVEKPLSPFERLYNQAWIRKLVILLLLAGLWEIYGRVLNNPLLFPTFSATIEAFFKSIASGELPGKAWASIHVLLIGYAFGIILAALLTAAAITSRIGTDFLETMTSMLNPLPAIALLPLALIWFGLGNGSLIFVLVHSVTWSVALNTHSGFLSVSNTLKMVGRNYGLRGGRYVLQILVPAAFPSILTGLKIGWAFAWRTLIAAELVFGVSSGSGGLGWFIYENKNLLDIANVFAGLFTVILIGLAVENLIFRVLERHTVQRWGMQ, from the coding sequence ATGTCTGACATGCTTACCCACGGCGGCACCCATCATCGCAATGTCCCGCCGGTCGTACCGCGCTCCGAGGTGGTCCGCGAGCCATCCGAGACACGCGAGTTCAGCGTCGTCGAAAAACCTTTGTCGCCGTTCGAGCGGCTGTATAACCAGGCCTGGATCCGCAAGCTGGTCATTTTGCTGCTGCTAGCGGGCCTCTGGGAAATTTATGGCCGGGTGCTGAACAACCCGCTGCTGTTTCCGACGTTCAGCGCAACCATCGAAGCATTCTTCAAAAGCATTGCGAGCGGCGAATTGCCAGGCAAGGCATGGGCGTCGATCCATGTGCTGCTGATCGGCTATGCGTTCGGGATCATACTCGCCGCCCTGCTCACGGCTGCGGCGATCACCTCGCGCATCGGCACCGATTTTCTGGAAACGATGACCTCCATGCTCAATCCGCTGCCCGCCATCGCGCTCCTGCCGCTCGCGCTGATCTGGTTCGGCCTCGGCAACGGCAGCCTGATCTTCGTTCTGGTGCATTCGGTCACGTGGTCGGTGGCGCTTAATACGCACTCGGGGTTTTTGTCGGTCAGCAATACGCTAAAGATGGTCGGGCGCAACTACGGTCTGCGCGGCGGCCGCTACGTGCTGCAGATTCTCGTGCCGGCGGCGTTCCCAAGCATCCTCACCGGGCTGAAAATCGGCTGGGCTTTTGCGTGGCGCACGCTGATCGCCGCCGAGCTGGTATTCGGCGTAAGTTCCGGTTCGGGCGGCCTCGGCTGGTTCATCTACGAGAACAAGAATCTGCTCGACATCGCCAACGTGTTTGCCGGTCTGTTCACGGTGATCCTGATCGGGCTCGCCGTCGAGAATCTGATCTTCCGCGTGCTGGAACGTCATACGGTGCAGCGCTGGGGCATGCAGTAA
- a CDS encoding LysR substrate-binding domain-containing protein: MSAIRYFVTFLSVARHGSFAAAAEEVCLTQAAVGLQMRSLERDLDLVLFDRAARSVSLSAQGRAVLPLAETLVATYRQILATGDAGELSGTVRVGALVSSLMGAFADAMLNLKQRYPRLDLKLFTGLSSDFAARVESGELDAAIVTQSPSTLPAALKWTVLYSEPMVFISSTSGQPASIEALLEEPFIRFDRHTWTGVLVDNALRQLGQAHSEIMELNSIEAISEMVRRGFGVSIVPLLANANWTRETGLQVTPLPERITPRRVGLLERRDHPRKAFTDSVKRHFIDTAELSSSISDSPGRTRVNSTG, encoded by the coding sequence GTGAGCGCGATTCGTTATTTCGTGACGTTTCTCTCGGTGGCGCGGCACGGCTCGTTCGCCGCCGCCGCTGAAGAGGTGTGTCTCACGCAGGCCGCGGTCGGCTTGCAGATGCGTTCGCTCGAACGCGATCTCGACCTCGTGCTGTTCGATCGCGCCGCCCGTTCGGTGTCGCTCAGTGCGCAGGGGCGTGCGGTGCTGCCGCTCGCGGAAACGCTGGTGGCCACCTACCGGCAGATTCTCGCCACGGGCGACGCCGGCGAGCTATCCGGCACCGTGCGCGTCGGCGCCCTCGTTTCCTCGCTGATGGGCGCGTTCGCCGACGCGATGCTCAACCTCAAGCAGCGCTATCCGCGTCTGGATCTGAAGCTGTTTACGGGGCTGTCGAGCGACTTTGCGGCGCGTGTGGAGAGCGGCGAACTCGATGCCGCGATCGTCACGCAATCACCGTCGACGCTGCCGGCCGCCCTCAAATGGACCGTGCTGTATAGCGAGCCGATGGTGTTCATTTCATCCACGAGCGGTCAGCCCGCGTCGATCGAAGCCTTGCTTGAAGAGCCGTTTATCCGTTTCGACCGTCATACCTGGACCGGCGTGCTCGTCGACAACGCGCTTCGCCAGCTAGGCCAGGCCCACAGCGAAATCATGGAGCTGAATTCGATCGAGGCCATTTCGGAAATGGTGCGGCGCGGCTTTGGCGTGTCCATCGTGCCGCTTCTCGCTAACGCGAACTGGACGCGTGAGACGGGCCTGCAGGTCACGCCGCTGCCCGAGCGCATCACGCCGCGCCGGGTCGGTCTGCTGGAGCGGCGCGATCACCCACGCAAAGCATTCACGGATTCCGTGAAGCGTCATTTCATCGACACCGCCGAACTTTCTTCTTCGATCAGCGATTCGCCCGGGCGCACTCGCGTGAACTCAACCGGTTGA
- a CDS encoding L-aspartate oxidase: protein MKQIDTDILILGSGGAGLFAALHAQAVAPQLRITVAVKGLLGKCGCTRMVQGGYNVALAPGDSIERHFMDTIEGGKWLSNQDLAWMLVTGAVERIRELENELGCFFDRNPDGSVRQKAFAGQTFDRTVHKGDQTGIEIINRLAEQVWARGIDRLEEHRAVEFIRSRDGESLAGVLMIDMRSGEFVFVRTQAVLLATGGGPTMYRYHTPSGDKSCDGMAMALRAGLTLRDMEMVQFHPTGLLAGADTRMTGTVLEEGLRGAGGYLLTGAGERFMQAYDPRAERATRDVVSRSIFRELRAGHATPNGGVYLQMHHLGAESVRKRFKGMAERCTDCGFDLAGGLVEVVPTAHYMMGGVVFDANCATSLPGLFVAGEDAGGVHGANRLGGNGVANSTVFGGIAGDTLAAWVPRHGQFADFDTDAINAAMARCTRPLRQPPGNLEAIRDALAEVMWNDVGILRDAVGLERARRRLVELDAELDVTGIDGRDLRFNLSWHDWMNLRNLILVSRAITESALLRENSRGAHYREDFPDSGDLETSEYMCLRLEGDDFAASRQPVEFTRVRPGESLIEEESSAVSMK, encoded by the coding sequence ATGAAACAGATCGATACCGACATTCTCATTCTGGGCAGTGGCGGCGCCGGCCTGTTCGCTGCGCTGCATGCCCAGGCGGTCGCGCCGCAATTGCGCATCACGGTGGCCGTGAAGGGGCTGCTCGGCAAATGCGGCTGTACGCGCATGGTGCAGGGCGGCTACAACGTCGCGCTCGCGCCGGGCGATTCGATTGAGCGGCACTTCATGGACACGATCGAAGGCGGTAAATGGCTTTCGAATCAGGACCTGGCGTGGATGCTGGTGACGGGCGCCGTCGAACGGATTCGCGAACTGGAAAACGAACTGGGTTGTTTCTTCGACCGCAATCCGGACGGCTCCGTGCGGCAGAAAGCATTCGCCGGCCAGACCTTCGACCGCACCGTGCATAAGGGCGACCAGACCGGCATCGAGATCATCAACCGGCTGGCGGAGCAGGTGTGGGCACGCGGTATCGACCGGTTGGAAGAGCATCGCGCGGTCGAGTTCATCCGCAGCCGCGACGGCGAATCGCTCGCCGGCGTGCTGATGATCGACATGCGTAGCGGCGAGTTCGTGTTCGTGCGCACCCAGGCCGTGCTGCTCGCGACCGGCGGCGGCCCGACGATGTACCGCTATCACACGCCGAGCGGCGACAAGAGCTGCGACGGCATGGCGATGGCCTTGCGCGCCGGGCTCACGCTGCGCGACATGGAGATGGTGCAGTTTCATCCGACCGGACTGCTGGCCGGCGCCGATACGCGCATGACCGGCACGGTGCTCGAAGAGGGGCTGCGCGGGGCGGGCGGCTATCTGCTTACCGGCGCGGGCGAGCGTTTCATGCAGGCTTACGACCCGCGCGCCGAACGGGCGACGCGCGACGTCGTCTCGCGCAGTATCTTCCGCGAATTGCGCGCCGGACACGCGACGCCCAATGGCGGCGTCTATCTGCAGATGCATCATCTCGGCGCCGAGAGTGTGCGCAAGCGCTTCAAGGGGATGGCCGAGCGATGCACCGACTGCGGCTTCGATCTCGCGGGCGGTCTTGTCGAAGTCGTGCCGACCGCGCACTACATGATGGGCGGCGTGGTCTTCGACGCGAACTGCGCCACCTCGCTGCCGGGCCTGTTCGTAGCGGGAGAAGATGCCGGCGGCGTGCACGGCGCAAACCGGTTGGGCGGCAACGGCGTGGCGAATTCGACGGTGTTCGGCGGGATTGCGGGCGACACGCTGGCGGCCTGGGTGCCGCGCCACGGCCAATTCGCCGACTTCGATACGGACGCGATCAACGCGGCGATGGCCCGCTGCACGCGCCCGTTGCGCCAGCCGCCCGGCAATCTCGAAGCGATCCGTGACGCGCTCGCCGAAGTCATGTGGAACGATGTCGGCATTCTGCGCGACGCAGTAGGGCTCGAGCGCGCGAGGCGCCGGCTCGTGGAGCTGGACGCAGAGCTCGACGTGACCGGCATCGACGGCCGCGACTTGCGCTTCAATCTTTCCTGGCACGACTGGATGAACCTGCGCAATCTGATCCTCGTGAGCCGCGCGATCACGGAATCGGCGCTGCTAAGGGAGAATTCACGCGGCGCGCACTATCGCGAGGACTTTCCGGATTCGGGCGATCTGGAGACATCCGAGTACATGTGCCTGCGCCTCGAAGGCGACGACTTCGCGGCAAGCCGTCAACCGGTTGAGTTCACGCGAGTGCGCCCGGGCGAATCGCTGATCGAAGAAGAAAGTTCGGCGGTGTCGATGAAATGA
- a CDS encoding fumarate hydratase C-terminal domain-containing protein, whose product MATEKPATGTHSVLGMPASEAQIRALRIGDTVTLNDTLFGIRDATQIQMFDHGRTTRFDLRGHAVIHTAPNVRRVDVSPEHPAGYEPVCIGTTTSARMERFTAPLMRTYGVRAVIGKGGLGAASSGAFVEFGGVYLAIVGGTAALETTWIEQIEDVDLDDLNPESLWRFRIRGFGPLLVAMDSHGGSLYTAVQQNTRTQRDAVLASLGIRV is encoded by the coding sequence ATGGCTACTGAGAAGCCTGCCACCGGCACGCATTCCGTGCTCGGCATGCCGGCGAGCGAAGCTCAGATCCGCGCGTTGCGCATCGGCGATACGGTGACGCTCAACGACACACTGTTCGGTATTCGCGACGCCACTCAGATCCAGATGTTCGATCACGGGCGCACCACGCGATTCGATTTGCGCGGCCACGCGGTGATTCACACTGCGCCGAATGTGCGGCGTGTGGACGTGTCGCCGGAACATCCCGCAGGTTATGAACCCGTTTGCATCGGCACGACGACGTCCGCGCGCATGGAGCGCTTTACCGCGCCCTTGATGCGGACCTATGGCGTGCGGGCGGTCATCGGCAAGGGTGGCCTCGGCGCGGCGTCGAGTGGCGCGTTCGTGGAATTCGGTGGCGTGTACCTTGCGATCGTCGGCGGCACGGCGGCGCTGGAAACCACGTGGATCGAACAGATCGAAGACGTGGATCTCGACGATCTCAATCCTGAATCGCTCTGGCGCTTCCGGATTCGCGGCTTCGGCCCCTTGCTGGTCGCCATGGACAGTCACGGCGGCAGCCTCTACACGGCAGTCCAACAGAACACACGGACGCAGCGCGATGCGGTGCTCGCGTCGCTCGGTATTCGCGTGTGA
- a CDS encoding fumarate hydratase, producing MQTTTRFTTDFTVDYALVEEIAKTLYIRALKQLPLDIKAGIAKLEADERNETARRVLGTMRQNIVVAEQDDNLLCQDTGLPIYTITIGQGVRFDGMRLKAAIRSGCARATHEHPLRSSVVHPLTRHNEQNSCGAEVPVIHVDFDATPGALSIEMIPKGSGSENNSFLRMAIPAEGVDAIRRFVIDCVVDAGGKTCPPTIVGVGIGGTSDLCVALAKRAATRPLGTDCRDEHGAALEQQLSAAVNQLGVGPQGLGGDATAFAVHVELAATHITMNPVAVNMQCHSARRSRATVNVRGVEYGY from the coding sequence ATGCAAACCACAACGAGATTCACAACGGATTTCACGGTCGACTACGCGTTAGTCGAAGAGATCGCAAAGACGCTGTATATCCGTGCACTCAAGCAGCTTCCGCTGGATATCAAGGCAGGCATCGCGAAGCTCGAAGCCGATGAGCGTAACGAAACCGCCCGGCGCGTGCTCGGCACGATGCGGCAGAACATTGTGGTGGCCGAGCAGGACGACAATCTGCTTTGCCAGGACACCGGCCTGCCGATCTACACGATCACGATCGGTCAGGGCGTGCGGTTCGATGGCATGCGCCTGAAGGCCGCGATTCGTAGCGGTTGCGCCCGCGCCACGCATGAGCATCCGCTGCGCTCCTCGGTGGTTCATCCGCTCACGCGCCATAACGAGCAAAACTCCTGTGGCGCGGAAGTGCCGGTGATCCACGTCGATTTCGATGCTACGCCGGGCGCGCTGTCGATCGAGATGATTCCGAAGGGCAGCGGTTCGGAGAACAACTCGTTTTTGCGCATGGCGATTCCGGCCGAAGGTGTGGATGCCATCCGGCGCTTCGTGATCGACTGCGTGGTGGACGCAGGCGGCAAGACCTGTCCGCCGACGATTGTCGGCGTGGGCATCGGCGGCACCTCGGATCTTTGCGTGGCGCTGGCGAAACGGGCGGCCACCCGGCCGCTCGGCACCGACTGCCGCGATGAACACGGCGCGGCGCTCGAGCAGCAGTTATCGGCGGCGGTCAATCAACTGGGCGTCGGGCCTCAAGGACTGGGCGGCGACGCGACCGCGTTTGCGGTGCACGTCGAACTGGCCGCCACCCACATCACGATGAATCCGGTCGCCGTGAACATGCAGTGTCATTCGGCGCGGCGCTCGCGTGCGACCGTGAACGTGCGGGGAGTCGAATATGGCTACTGA
- the sdhC gene encoding succinate dehydrogenase, cytochrome b556 subunit gives MSTHARTSARAVTPGRKLDFRARNHPAWWAFLVHRLSGLALAFFLPAHFWALGTALHGAAPFESFLTVTRAPLFVFAEWGLVTLLAAHLIGGVRLLLIEFRPWSGLRKDLIALTAGGALVIGMAFALSLTL, from the coding sequence ATGAGCACCCACGCGCGCACGTCCGCACGCGCGGTCACGCCCGGCCGCAAGCTCGACTTCCGCGCGCGTAATCATCCCGCATGGTGGGCCTTCCTGGTTCATCGGCTATCCGGTCTCGCGCTGGCCTTCTTTTTACCCGCGCATTTCTGGGCGCTCGGCACGGCGCTCCACGGCGCGGCGCCTTTCGAATCGTTTCTGACCGTTACGCGTGCGCCGCTATTCGTTTTCGCGGAGTGGGGGCTGGTCACGCTGCTCGCGGCGCATCTGATCGGCGGGGTGCGGCTGCTGCTGATCGAGTTCCGGCCGTGGAGCGGTTTGCGCAAGGATCTGATCGCGCTGACCGCGGGCGGCGCGTTGGTCATCGGTATGGCGTTTGCGCTTTCGCTGACTCTGTGA